One window of the Thermococcus sp. P6 genome contains the following:
- the hjc gene encoding Holliday junction resolvase Hjc, translating into MGYRMGASAERELIKMLERAGFAVVRSAGSKKVDIVAGNGRLYLCVEVKSTRRGRLYFTAEDHEKLVSFSRRFGGKPVIAVKFVNNGWRFFLPDSLKREGKSYKLDLQSREYLTFDEVIGRQKTLEGVVGDET; encoded by the coding sequence ATGGGCTACAGAATGGGAGCGAGCGCTGAGAGGGAACTTATAAAGATGCTCGAGAGGGCGGGTTTCGCCGTCGTGCGCTCCGCAGGAAGCAAGAAGGTGGACATCGTGGCGGGCAACGGGAGGCTCTACCTCTGCGTGGAGGTGAAGAGCACCCGCAGGGGGAGGCTGTACTTCACCGCCGAGGACCACGAGAAGCTTGTCTCCTTCTCCAGAAGGTTCGGAGGAAAGCCGGTCATAGCCGTTAAGTTCGTGAACAACGGCTGGCGCTTCTTTCTCCCCGATAGCCTCAAAAGGGAAGGCAAGAGCTATAAGCTGGACCTCCAGAGCAGGGAATACCTGACCTTTGACGAGGTTATCGGGAGGCAGAAAACCCTCGAAGGGGTGGTGGGGGATGAAACCTAA